The Flavobacterium psychrotrophum region TGTGAGGAACTTACCTTTTCTAACTTTTTTGCAACACATGCCAGGACGCTGCGTAATTATCTGTTCTATAAATTTGGCAACCAGGACCAGGCAGAAGATATAACCCAGGAGGCTTTTATAAAACTATGGGAAAACTGTGCAAATGTACCTCCGGAAAAAGCCAAAGCATTTATATATACCGTGGCAAATAACACCACGCTAAACCAGATAGCCCACCAAAAAGTGGTCCTGGAATATGCAAAGAAAAGTAACATTACAAATACCGACTCGCAGAGCCCCGAATTCCTGCTGGAAGAAGACCAGTTTAAGGCTAAATTGCAAAGGGCTATAGAAAGCCTGAGCGAGGCACAACGCACGGCCTTTTTACTGAATCGCATTGAAGGAAAAAAGTACCATGAAATTGCTGAAATACTGGAGATAAGCATCAAGGCCGTTGAAAAAAGAATTAGCGGCGCATTGCTGGAATTACGCAAACAAATTGATAACTTTAGGTAGGGTTTTTTGCCACCCGCCTGTTTTTAAAAAAAAGACAAGAGCAATGGACGATATTAAGTTAGCAAAGTGGCTTAATGATGAGATGGACGCACAGGAACTTAAGGAGTTTGAGTCGTTGCCGGAATATGCCACTTACAGCAAGATAAAAAAATACTCAGCAGAGCTTACAGCTCCTGTAGCAGATATGCCTGCACTATATGCAAGGATAAACGCAAATAAAAACCACCCGCAGCCTAAGGTGCGAAAGCTAAACGTATGGATGCCCCGCGTAGCGGCTGTACTGTTTATTGCCATGGGGCTTAGCTTCTTTTTATATGCTGCACATACTACAAAACAACATGCGGGTGTTGCTGCAATAGACACATTTAGCCTGCCAGACGATTCTCAGGTAACGCTTAATGCCGGCACCGAGGCTAATTATAAAGAATTTAACTGGTCTAACAACCGTGTGCTTGAACTAAACGGCGAGGCTTACTTTAAAGCAGCGAAGGGTAAAACCTTTGATGTCGTTACACCTCTGGGTACTGTAACTGTAGTAGGAACGCAGTTTAACGTAAAAGCCCGTGGCAGCCGACTGGACGTTACCTGCTATGAGGGTAAGGTAAAAGTTACCACACCTAATGAAACCATACTGCTTACACCGGGAAAAACCGTAGCTTTTGAAAACGGCACTAACCTGAACCTGCCGGATGTAAAAGCATCTGAACCGGGATGGGTGCGCCATGAAGCGGTATTTGTAACTGAAAATATTAAAAATGTAGTAGCTGAACTGGAACGTCAGTTTGGGGTTACCATAGAGCTTGCAGGAACTGTTTCTACAAAAAGCTACAACGGTACCATACCTACAAAAGACCTGAACACTGCTCTTGATATAGTTATGGGCCCTTATAACCTGAACTATAAAAAACAGGGCAATAAAATCATCCTATCTGCTGAATGACGCGTGAAACCGGGTATGTTATATTAATACTTTCCTTTTTTTTTTTCGTCCCCCGTGTGTATGGGCAGGATGAAAATAAAAGTGTAGAATTAAAAACAATACTCGAAGCGATTACAAAACAGCACCACGTAAAATTCAATTATCTTGAAGAAGACGTAGCAGGGCATGCTATATTTCCGCCCGAAGCGCGCCTTCCGCTTAAAGCTAAGCTTATTTTTATAAGCAACCGCACACTACTAAATTTTAAGCAAATTGGCATTTACATATCTATAAGTGCTACCCGTAAAACAGAGGTGCGCACGCACTGTGCTTTTATTACGGATGAAAATGGCAACCCGCTTGAAGATGCGGTAGTACAATATGGCACCACTACATTGCTTACCGGTAAAGATGGCTATTTTACTTTCCCTAAATCTGTAAACCAGGTATTTATAGAGCACGTTGCCTATGCTACAAAAACCTATGCCGTAGCAGAAACCTATGGCGACTGTGCAGAAATAAAAATGATACCTGCCCCGCATGAACTTCAGGAAATAGTAACAGAGCGTTATCTGGCTACGGGTATTGCCAAGCTTAAAAACGGCAGCTACAACATTAAGCCTTCTAAATTTGGTATCCTTCCCGGGCTTATAGAAGCCGATGTACTACAGGCCATGCAGCAGCTGCCCGGTATAAACAGTATAGACGAAACCGTAAGCAACATCAATGTACGCGGTGGTACACACGACCAGAACCTTTTTACATGGAACGGTATCCGTCTTTTTCAAACGGGTCATTTCTTTGGGCTTATATCTGCCTTTAACCCTAACCTGGCACATAATATAGAAATATCAAAAAATGGCACTTCTGCTTTTTTTGGCGAAAGCGTATCCAGTACGGTAAACATATCGTCACATCCCGAAGATATAGAAAGAACATCGGGCAGCGTAGGCGCTAATATGATTAGTATTGATGCCTATACCCGTATAAAAACATCGCCCACTACTAATATTGAGCTCTCTGCCCGCAGGTCATACACCGATGTTATTGATTTTCCTACTTACACAAAATATTCGCAGCGTATTTTTCAGAACACAGTAGTTACAGGCCTTAATACCAACGATGACCTCTATTACAGGAGCGACAAGGAATTTTACTTTTACGATTTTACAGCACAGGTGCATAAAAAAATAGGCAAAAAGCATCATATCTATGTTGATGCCATTGGTATAAAAAACAGCCTGACCTTTACACAAAGTACCTTTATGCCCTTTGGTCTTATTATAAAAAACAGCAGCCTTAGCCAGCTAACACTTGGCGGAACGGCTGCCTGGCATGGCACGTGGGATTTGCATAATACTACAGAAGCTTCTTTTTATGCCTCATATTACAACGTAGATGCCCTCAACTCCAGTTTTCAGGATGGGGGGCGTAATACCCTGCAACAAAATATTATAAACGATGCCGGTTTTCAGGCTGCGCACACTTATAATTTCAACAACGGACTTAAACTAAAAGGTGGCTACCAATATAACCAGATAACCATTAAAAATCGCGACTTTATTGACTTTCCGGAATATGAACGCGACCTGAGAGGATCTGTAAAAACACATGCTGCCATTGCCCAGGCCGAATATGGTACCACAGAAAAACCATTGTATATACTGGGAGGCATACGGTTTAATTATATAGAACCTTTTGGATTGTTGTATGCAGAACCGCGCTTAAGCCTTACCTATAAACTGGGGCAGGACTGGCAGGTAAGCCTGCAGGGCGAACGCAAAAGCCAGACTACAAGCCAGGTTGTACAATTGCAGGAAGATTTTCTGGGTATAGAAAAACGTCGTTGGGTACTGGCTAATAATAATGACATACCGGTACAACGCAGCAGCCAGGCATCTGTAGGACTTACTTACAAACGAAATGGACTATTGATATCGCTTGATAATTTTTATAAAAAAGTAAGCGGCATTACCACAGGCGGGCAGGCTTTCCAAAACCAGTATGAACTTATTGACGCCACAGGATATTATGAGGTACTGGGCTCTGAGTTTTTAGTACAAAAGCAGTTTAAGCATTTTTATGTATGGCTAAGCTATGCTTATAACCACAATAACTATCATTTTACTAAGCTGGAACCCTCTGTTTTTTCAAGCAACTTTGAGCTACCTCATACGGTAAACAATGCCGTTACATATGAGTGGAAAAACCTGAAAATATCGTTAGGCTCTAAATTTTTTAGTGGCCGCCCCTATACTCCACCTTTCATAAACCTGCCAGTAGCCGATGATGGCAGCGCTGCCATTATATATGATTACCCTAACGGGCACAGGCTTAAGAGTTATTTTCAAATGAATTTTTCTATTGGCTATTCAGTAAGGCTTTCTAAAAATTCGAATCTACAAACCGGAATTTCAATACTTAACCTGCTTAACAGGACAAATACACTTAACCGCTATTACAGGGTTAGCAGCACAGGTAACGACATAGACCGGGTAAATACTTTTGGGCTAATGCGTACCCCAAACGTTATGGCAAAGGTTACTTTTTAATCTATTTACAATCTGTTTAGATTTTATTCTTTAAAAAACACTTCAGCCCTTTTTAGTAGAAAAGGAAAACAACTATAAGTATACATCATATTTTTATAAAGACCCGGAGCACCATTTCCGGTCAGAATTTTCAAGTCGCCATTAACTGATTTTGTACTATAATAAAAGTGCAGCGTATCATTACCTGACGTAATATGGTTAACTTTTTTAAGCCCTTGTATATTAACAAAACTCTTCTTACCG contains the following coding sequences:
- a CDS encoding RNA polymerase sigma factor, producing MNDERQRGICEELTFSNFFATHARTLRNYLFYKFGNQDQAEDITQEAFIKLWENCANVPPEKAKAFIYTVANNTTLNQIAHQKVVLEYAKKSNITNTDSQSPEFLLEEDQFKAKLQRAIESLSEAQRTAFLLNRIEGKKYHEIAEILEISIKAVEKRISGALLELRKQIDNFR
- a CDS encoding FecR family protein codes for the protein MDDIKLAKWLNDEMDAQELKEFESLPEYATYSKIKKYSAELTAPVADMPALYARINANKNHPQPKVRKLNVWMPRVAAVLFIAMGLSFFLYAAHTTKQHAGVAAIDTFSLPDDSQVTLNAGTEANYKEFNWSNNRVLELNGEAYFKAAKGKTFDVVTPLGTVTVVGTQFNVKARGSRLDVTCYEGKVKVTTPNETILLTPGKTVAFENGTNLNLPDVKASEPGWVRHEAVFVTENIKNVVAELERQFGVTIELAGTVSTKSYNGTIPTKDLNTALDIVMGPYNLNYKKQGNKIILSAE
- a CDS encoding TonB-dependent receptor plug domain-containing protein — protein: MTRETGYVILILSFFFFVPRVYGQDENKSVELKTILEAITKQHHVKFNYLEEDVAGHAIFPPEARLPLKAKLIFISNRTLLNFKQIGIYISISATRKTEVRTHCAFITDENGNPLEDAVVQYGTTTLLTGKDGYFTFPKSVNQVFIEHVAYATKTYAVAETYGDCAEIKMIPAPHELQEIVTERYLATGIAKLKNGSYNIKPSKFGILPGLIEADVLQAMQQLPGINSIDETVSNINVRGGTHDQNLFTWNGIRLFQTGHFFGLISAFNPNLAHNIEISKNGTSAFFGESVSSTVNISSHPEDIERTSGSVGANMISIDAYTRIKTSPTTNIELSARRSYTDVIDFPTYTKYSQRIFQNTVVTGLNTNDDLYYRSDKEFYFYDFTAQVHKKIGKKHHIYVDAIGIKNSLTFTQSTFMPFGLIIKNSSLSQLTLGGTAAWHGTWDLHNTTEASFYASYYNVDALNSSFQDGGRNTLQQNIINDAGFQAAHTYNFNNGLKLKGGYQYNQITIKNRDFIDFPEYERDLRGSVKTHAAIAQAEYGTTEKPLYILGGIRFNYIEPFGLLYAEPRLSLTYKLGQDWQVSLQGERKSQTTSQVVQLQEDFLGIEKRRWVLANNNDIPVQRSSQASVGLTYKRNGLLISLDNFYKKVSGITTGGQAFQNQYELIDATGYYEVLGSEFLVQKQFKHFYVWLSYAYNHNNYHFTKLEPSVFSSNFELPHTVNNAVTYEWKNLKISLGSKFFSGRPYTPPFINLPVADDGSAAIIYDYPNGHRLKSYFQMNFSIGYSVRLSKNSNLQTGISILNLLNRTNTLNRYYRVSSTGNDIDRVNTFGLMRTPNVMAKVTF